The proteins below come from a single Oncorhynchus gorbuscha isolate QuinsamMale2020 ecotype Even-year linkage group LG12, OgorEven_v1.0, whole genome shotgun sequence genomic window:
- the LOC123991053 gene encoding protein CDV3 homolog isoform X1, whose protein sequence is MADVETGGAAPEKSLDDFFAKRDKKKKKEKGGKGKEAPSGPTPIVLKKNKKEKEKSGTKNENQDAQPEKEDEEWKEFEAKEVDYSGLRLQALQISDEKEEEEYEEEVGEDGEIILVSGDKMSGPWNKSGAPPPAAAPVEVEEVPESKPSGVYRPPGARLTTTKRGPNQGPPEIFSDTQFPSLMAGSKHVETRRDREMEKTFEVVKHKTRGREEGGSGASLQQLELGNQYAILGDK, encoded by the exons ATGGCGGATGTAGAGACTGGTGGTGCTGCGCCGGAGAAGAGCCTGGATGATTTCTTTGCCAAGAGggataaaaaaaagaagaaagaaaaggGAGGCAAGGGAAAGGAAGCACCATCTGGGCCCACACCAATTGTATTGAAAAAGAACAAGAAGGAAAAGGAGAAGTCCGGCACGAAAAATGAAAATCAAGATGCGCAGCCGGAGAAG GAGGACGAGGAGTGGAAGGAGTTTGAGGCAAAGGAGGTGGACTACAGTGGACTCAGACTGCAGGCTCTGCAGATAAG TGacgagaaggaggaagaggagtatgAGGAGGAGGTCGGTGAGGATGGAGAGATCATCCTGGTCAGTGGAGACAAAATGTCTGGACCCTGGAACAAATCTGGTGCCCCGCCCCCAGCCGCTGCCCCTGTTG AGGTGGAAGAGGTGCCTGAGTCCAAGCCTTCTGGGGTGTACCGCCCCCCAGGGGCCCGACTGACTACCACAAAGCGTGGCCCCAACCAGGGGCCCCCTGAGATCTTCAGCGACACACAGTTCCCCTCACTCATGGCCGGCTCCAAACATGTGGAGACACGCAG ggacagagagatggagaagaccTTTGAGGTTGTGAAGCACAAAACCCGTGGCcgagaggagggaggcagtggCGCTTCCCTGCAGCAGTTGGAGCTTGGTAACCAGTACGCTATCCTGGGAGACAAGTAG
- the LOC123991053 gene encoding protein CDV3 homolog isoform X2 produces the protein MADVETGGAAPEKSLDDFFAKRDKKKKKEKGGKGKEAPSGPTPIVLKKNKKEKEKSGTKNENQDAQPEKEDEEWKEFEAKEVDYSGLRLQALQISDEKEEEEYEEEVGEDGEIILVSGDKMSGPWNKSGAPPPAAAPVEVEEVPESKPSGVYRPPGARLTTTKRGPNQGPPEIFSDTQFPSLMAGSKHVETRSCSRKLGLSPTKQILVDRR, from the exons ATGGCGGATGTAGAGACTGGTGGTGCTGCGCCGGAGAAGAGCCTGGATGATTTCTTTGCCAAGAGggataaaaaaaagaagaaagaaaaggGAGGCAAGGGAAAGGAAGCACCATCTGGGCCCACACCAATTGTATTGAAAAAGAACAAGAAGGAAAAGGAGAAGTCCGGCACGAAAAATGAAAATCAAGATGCGCAGCCGGAGAAG GAGGACGAGGAGTGGAAGGAGTTTGAGGCAAAGGAGGTGGACTACAGTGGACTCAGACTGCAGGCTCTGCAGATAAG TGacgagaaggaggaagaggagtatgAGGAGGAGGTCGGTGAGGATGGAGAGATCATCCTGGTCAGTGGAGACAAAATGTCTGGACCCTGGAACAAATCTGGTGCCCCGCCCCCAGCCGCTGCCCCTGTTG AGGTGGAAGAGGTGCCTGAGTCCAAGCCTTCTGGGGTGTACCGCCCCCCAGGGGCCCGACTGACTACCACAAAGCGTGGCCCCAACCAGGGGCCCCCTGAGATCTTCAGCGACACACAGTTCCCCTCACTCATGGCCGGCTCCAAACATGTGGAGACACGCAG CTGTTCGCGCAAACTAGGGCTGTCCCCAACTAAACAAATCTTGGTTGACCGAAGGTAG